The following coding sequences lie in one Apium graveolens cultivar Ventura chromosome 3, ASM990537v1, whole genome shotgun sequence genomic window:
- the LOC141713012 gene encoding uncharacterized protein At3g49140-like isoform X2, which translates to MDHRNKFGLLSKNCCAKRNNGMRGRVRASSEDQVGGPLKQNAKPQRYHPSEDIGEAEVIEIGDARLTPEETCRTIIEVNSKALLMFSGLLSDEVHENIFWPDIPYVTDENGNIYFQVKNDEDILQTLTAEDTLVQVIIGLDTREMLSEMELLNQSDDDFGISDVDGDSSDGEDDEDNDEDDDENEEDDNYEEEWVAVLDDEDDGEDSDESPGDWAKLETMRASHPLYFAKKLAEFVGDNPVDYMDQPPAGIAIQGILRPSFLEEHSVIYKNKSDRKSSEDGENQVGKVAEDNQEEHDIINGHSHSLEPSQDKPDWPEELDKGESLESGTSFYKLEMVKIQLISAHGQQTFVEVDDFRRAKPDAIAHSAAKIISRLKAGEEKTTHALKSFCWRCKGIQAEEVALIGIDSLGFDLRVCSGIQVQTLRFAFKKRAASEYSAERQLNDLLFPRIQGKQQKKKETHQSEL; encoded by the exons ATGGATCACAGGAATAAGTTTGGGTTGTTAAGTAAGAACTGTTGCGCCAAAAGGAACAATGGTATGAGAGGAAGAGTTAGAGCTTCTTCCGAGGATCAAGTAGGCGGTCCGTTGAAGCAGAATGCTAAACCGCAGAGGTATCATCCGTCCGAAGATATaggagaagctgaagttattGAGATTGGTGACGCCAGACTCACGCCTGAAGAAACTTGTAGAACTATTATCGAG GTAAACAGCAAGGCATTGCTAATGTTTTCTGGTCTGCTAAGTGATGAGGTTCACGAGAACATTTTCTGGCCTGATATTCCTTATGTAACCGATGAAAATGGAA ACATTTACTTTCAGGTCAAGAACGATGAAGACATTCTGCAAACTCTTACTGCCGAGGATACCCTTGTG CAAGTTATAATAGGTTTAGATACTAGAGAAATGCTTAGTGAGATGGAATTACTGAATCAGTCAGATGATGATTTTGGCATTTCGGATGTTGATGGTGACAGTAGTGATGGCGAAGATGATGAGGATAatgatgaggatgatgatgaaaatgaagaaGATGACAACTATGAAGAG GAGTGGGTTGCAGTTCTTGACGATGAGGATGATGGGGAGGATTCTGATGAATCACCAGGGGACTGGGCAAAACTGGAGACCATGCGCGCCTCTCATCCATTATATTTTGCGAAAAAACTGGCTGAG TTTGTAGGAGATAACCCTGTTGATTATATGGATCAGCCACCTGCTGGTATAGCAATTCAAGGAATCCTAAGACCTTCCTTTCTTGAAGAACACTCTGTCATTTACAAGAATAAGTCTGACCGTAAATCAAGCGAAGATGGAGAAAATCAAGTTGGCAAAGTTGCAGAAgacaatcaagaagaacatgacaTTATTAATGGTCATAGTCATAGTCTAGAGCCATCTCAAGATAAACCAGATTGGCCAGAAGAATTGGACAAGGGTGAAAGCTTGGAAAGCGGGACTTCATTCTACAAGCTAGAGATGGTCAAAATTCAGTTAATATCAGCACATGGACAGCAG ACTTTCGTTGAAGTAGATGACTTTAGGAGAGCTAAACCTGATGCCATTGCACACTCGGCTGCCAAAATCATATCCCGTCTTAAAGCTGGTGAAGAAAAGACCACGCATGCTCTCAAGTCATTCTGCTGGAGATGCAAGGGTATTCAGGCAGAG GAGGTGGCTCTTATAGGTATAGACAGCCTTGGCTTTGACTTGAGAGTTTGCTCCGGAATACAAGTTCAAACACTGCGCTTTGCATTCAAAAAACGG GCCGCTTCAGAATATAGTGCTGAGAGACAACTGAATGATCTGCTGTTTCCAAGGATCCAAGGTAAGCAGCAAAAGAAGAAAGAAACTCACCAGTCCGAATTATGA
- the LOC141713012 gene encoding uncharacterized protein At3g49140-like isoform X1, with protein MLMLESPTAVRLIAGGFEFSSRRLSHSANFFIRNKFGLLSKNCCAKRNNGMRGRVRASSEDQVGGPLKQNAKPQRYHPSEDIGEAEVIEIGDARLTPEETCRTIIEVNSKALLMFSGLLSDEVHENIFWPDIPYVTDENGNIYFQVKNDEDILQTLTAEDTLVQVIIGLDTREMLSEMELLNQSDDDFGISDVDGDSSDGEDDEDNDEDDDENEEDDNYEEEWVAVLDDEDDGEDSDESPGDWAKLETMRASHPLYFAKKLAEFVGDNPVDYMDQPPAGIAIQGILRPSFLEEHSVIYKNKSDRKSSEDGENQVGKVAEDNQEEHDIINGHSHSLEPSQDKPDWPEELDKGESLESGTSFYKLEMVKIQLISAHGQQTFVEVDDFRRAKPDAIAHSAAKIISRLKAGEEKTTHALKSFCWRCKGIQAEEVALIGIDSLGFDLRVCSGIQVQTLRFAFKKRAASEYSAERQLNDLLFPRIQGKQQKKKETHQSEL; from the exons ATGCTGATGTTAGAGTCTCCGACCGCCGTCCGATTAATCGCCGGTGGCTTCGAATTTAGCTCTCGCCGTCTCTCTCACTCCGCCAATTTCTTCATCAG GAATAAGTTTGGGTTGTTAAGTAAGAACTGTTGCGCCAAAAGGAACAATGGTATGAGAGGAAGAGTTAGAGCTTCTTCCGAGGATCAAGTAGGCGGTCCGTTGAAGCAGAATGCTAAACCGCAGAGGTATCATCCGTCCGAAGATATaggagaagctgaagttattGAGATTGGTGACGCCAGACTCACGCCTGAAGAAACTTGTAGAACTATTATCGAG GTAAACAGCAAGGCATTGCTAATGTTTTCTGGTCTGCTAAGTGATGAGGTTCACGAGAACATTTTCTGGCCTGATATTCCTTATGTAACCGATGAAAATGGAA ACATTTACTTTCAGGTCAAGAACGATGAAGACATTCTGCAAACTCTTACTGCCGAGGATACCCTTGTG CAAGTTATAATAGGTTTAGATACTAGAGAAATGCTTAGTGAGATGGAATTACTGAATCAGTCAGATGATGATTTTGGCATTTCGGATGTTGATGGTGACAGTAGTGATGGCGAAGATGATGAGGATAatgatgaggatgatgatgaaaatgaagaaGATGACAACTATGAAGAG GAGTGGGTTGCAGTTCTTGACGATGAGGATGATGGGGAGGATTCTGATGAATCACCAGGGGACTGGGCAAAACTGGAGACCATGCGCGCCTCTCATCCATTATATTTTGCGAAAAAACTGGCTGAG TTTGTAGGAGATAACCCTGTTGATTATATGGATCAGCCACCTGCTGGTATAGCAATTCAAGGAATCCTAAGACCTTCCTTTCTTGAAGAACACTCTGTCATTTACAAGAATAAGTCTGACCGTAAATCAAGCGAAGATGGAGAAAATCAAGTTGGCAAAGTTGCAGAAgacaatcaagaagaacatgacaTTATTAATGGTCATAGTCATAGTCTAGAGCCATCTCAAGATAAACCAGATTGGCCAGAAGAATTGGACAAGGGTGAAAGCTTGGAAAGCGGGACTTCATTCTACAAGCTAGAGATGGTCAAAATTCAGTTAATATCAGCACATGGACAGCAG ACTTTCGTTGAAGTAGATGACTTTAGGAGAGCTAAACCTGATGCCATTGCACACTCGGCTGCCAAAATCATATCCCGTCTTAAAGCTGGTGAAGAAAAGACCACGCATGCTCTCAAGTCATTCTGCTGGAGATGCAAGGGTATTCAGGCAGAG GAGGTGGCTCTTATAGGTATAGACAGCCTTGGCTTTGACTTGAGAGTTTGCTCCGGAATACAAGTTCAAACACTGCGCTTTGCATTCAAAAAACGG GCCGCTTCAGAATATAGTGCTGAGAGACAACTGAATGATCTGCTGTTTCCAAGGATCCAAGGTAAGCAGCAAAAGAAGAAAGAAACTCACCAGTCCGAATTATGA